A region of the Arachis hypogaea cultivar Tifrunner chromosome 15, arahy.Tifrunner.gnm2.J5K5, whole genome shotgun sequence genome:
TCGCAGTTTTTGAACCATGAAACACTTGTTTTTTTTGGATTGAGAAACTGTTGAGTGTTAACCCTTCTGTTTAGGCGAATTCAAGCACACCAACAGCTTCACATCTGACCACGACGGTACTGATCTTCATTGTCGATTGTCTTCGGTAGTTGATAGCGTCGCTGTCTCGATGAATAGCGTTTGATGGTGTCGTCATCTCCATCAATGGAAAGAAGGTACCCATTATATTGTTACCCTGCACTTGATTTATATATCCCCTTTTGTTTCCTTATATGTCGCCAATTTTTGTTCAAGGATATCCCCCAATTTTGTGTGTTTTGCTGAATTACCGTATTGTTGTTATTTGGGAAAGGGTGGCCGGGGATGAAGATATCCCTGGGGGCGTGCGTGCCTCCGACGAAGCAGAAATGTACGACGGAGCAGACCATGGAGTTAGATCGGTTGAGGGCGAAGGCTTTATAGGGATGGAGTCGGATGAGTACGATTTACACGAAGATGAAACAGAACACGACCATCATACAGAGGCCGATGTCGACAATGAGGATGGGGTTGAATTGGAAGACAATTTGGACCACGTCGGAGGAATGTATGACAATTTTCTGGATGATGACTTATATGCTGTTGATTCTGATAAATTGATAGGTTCGATTGATTTTGTGAACTTGAGCGAGGAGGAAGTTTGTCGCTTCAATTTTGCAGATGTTGACATTGTGTTTGAGTTCTACCAGCAATATGCAAAGCACCATGGCTTCGGCGCGAGACATTATAGGAGCAAAAAATGTGGCAAAGTAAGGATACGGCAGGAATTTGTGTGCCACATACAAAGGTACCGATCGCTGAAGTTCTACTCAATTCCTAACCGGCAAAAGAGGCCGAGGGCCAAGACACAGTGCGGATGCCCTGCAAGGATGCATGTTCACATGGACGATAAATCCGAACGTTGGTACGTTGCATACTTTTCAGACGCGCATAACCACCCTGTTCTTGAATTGTGATTTTCTTCCATGCTCTCAAGCCATCGGAGGATGAGCGAAGCGGACATTGAGCAGATGAACGACATGCACAAAGGTGGCATTGGCGTCTCACGAATCCGCGATTTTATGGCGAGCCTAGCCTGCGGGTATCATAATGTCCCCTACACAACAAGGGACATGCATGATGTAAATGCAAAGCAACGAAGGGAGGGTGACCTAGATGCGGAATCGTGCTTAAGGTATCTCCGAGAGTGCAAGGAAAATGATCCAGCACTGTATTACAAAGAAGTTGTTGACGGGGAGGGCGTGTTACAACATTTGTTTTGGTGTGACGGCACCAGCCAAATTGATTACCAGGTATTTAGGGATGTGGTTGAATTTGATACAACGTACAAGAAAAACGTTTACCTTTCACCTCTGGTAGTCTTCTCTGGTGTGAATCACCACAACCAAACGATTGTCTTTGCCGCTACACTCGTGGCCAACGAGAAAGAAGAGACCTATGTCTGGCTGCTTCAATATTTGCAAACTGCAATGAAAGGGAAAGCTCTTGTGTCCATAATAACCGACGGTGACAGGCAAATGAAGTCTGGGATTGAGCAAGTTTTTCTAAAGGCGCACCATCGACTCTGCACTTGGCACCTCCTCCGAAATGCCACAAGCAATATCGAAAAGCCTAACTTCACCAAGATGTTTAAGGATTGCATGCTTGGCATCTATAAGTTCGGAACATTCCAGAGAAAGTGGTTTGAGATGGTGGAGAAATTTGGCGTCGCCGATAAAAGATGGGTACAAGACATATACGAGAGAAGGCATAGTTAGGCAACAGCATACATACGAGGAAAGTTCTTTGCCAGATTTTGCACAACCTCAAGGTGTGAGGGCTTTCACGTTGTGATATCACGGTATGTTAAATCTTGATATAGTTACACTGATTTTTTACGTCGTTATAATTGATGCTTGATGTTCGTTCGTGCAAAGGAAGTGGGAGCTGATTTTGAGTGTGCAAAGGGTGACCCTGTTATGACCACTAACCTAAAACAATTGGAGCACTTTCCAGCCGAGAACTACACTCGggaaatattttatttgtttgttcccATTCTTGATAGGGCCTGTGCAATGAGGGTGGTTGATTTTGAAGACAACGGTTCGTATTTTATCCACACTGTCTCTCGATACGGCACTCTGGGGAAAGATTCGCGTGTTGTTGCAACGTCTGAAATGTGCGAGATCTGATGCACGTGCATGAGGATGGAATGTTTCGGGGTCCCTTGCGAACATATAATTGCGGTGCTTGTTCTTAACAATGTTCATGTGATCCTAAGGTCTCTGATATTGCCGAGATAGACCAAGGATGCAAAAGTCGTGGCGGTGAATTCAATGGGCGTAGTTTAGGATTTTGTACAACTAACGCAACACTGGTGCCTGATGGATTGGTATCGAAGAGTGTGCAAAATTGCATGTCACAGCACTGAAAAGTTCCAGTTTTCAAGTGACATTGCCATGCTGATGCTGAAACACTTCGAGAACGAAGATGCAGCCGACACCAGTTTTCCACCCGAGGGGCCATCCAATGAAGGTGGAAGAGCCTTAGCATGGAATCCGCGTAGGCACAAGACAAAGAAAACCCACCCCCTATGCCTTGAGGTGGTGGTGGCACTGCGACCAGGAAGCAATAAGATTTTTTGACCGGTGCTTTGAGATTGGCC
Encoded here:
- the LOC114925363 gene encoding protein FAR1-RELATED SEQUENCE 5-like, translated to MSEADIEQMNDMHKGGIGVSRIRDFMASLACGYHNVPYTTRDMHDVNAKQRREGDLDAESCLRYLRECKENDPALYYKEVVDGEGVLQHLFWCDGTSQIDYQVFRDVVEFDTTYKKNVYLSPLVVFSGVNHHNQTIVFAATLVANEKEETYVWLLQYLQTAMKGKALVSIITDGDRQMKSGIEQVFLKAHHRLCTWHLLRNATSNIEKPNFTKMFKDCMLGIYKFGTFQRKWFEMVEKFGVADKRWEVGADFECAKGDPVMTTNLKQLEHFPAENYTREIFYLFVPILDRACAMRVVDFEDNGSYFIHTVSRYGTLGKDSRVVATSEMCEI